The genomic region CCGCGACCGCGACCCCGTCCTTCACGCCGGCCGCCCCGGGCCGCTACGCCTTCGAGGTGAGCCTCGCGACCAGCCGCTCCCGCTCTCCGGCCGCACGCGCGGAGGTGCTCGTCGGCGCCGGACCGGCGCTCCCGACGGCGGCGGTGGCGCAGCCCGTCCTCTCCGGCGCGGCCGGCGAGCCGGTCGAGCTCGACGGCAGCCCGAGCGTGGCCGCGGCGGGCGGCGCGCTCGAGTACGCTTGGCGCCAGGTCTCCGGGCCGGCGGCGGGGCTCACGGACGCGACCCGCGCCGTGGCCACGGTGGTGCCGTTCTACCCGGGCGTCCACATCTTCGAGCTCCTCGTCACCGAGAACGGCTCGCCCGGCGTCCCGGTCCGGGTCGAGGTGGACGCCTCGGCCCCCGGCCGCGGGATCCCGCAGGCGGCGGTCGCCGCGCCGGGACCGGCGACGGTGGACCAGGCGGTGACGCTCGACGGCACCGCCAGCCGCGATCCGGACGGTCACGCGCTCCGCTTCCGGTGGACGCAGACCGGCGGGCCGTGGGTGCCGCTCGACGACGCGGCCTCGCAGGCGCCGACCTTCCGGCCCCACCAGCCCGGGACCTACGTCTTCGAGCTGGAGGTGGACGACTACAAGATCCGCAGCGCGCCCGTCACGGCCACCGTGACGGTCTCGCCCGTGCAGGGGGGGAACCCATGAGAAGGAGCTGGCTCTTCGCCGCCGGCCTGGGCGGGATCGCCCTCGCCGTCGCCACTCGCGCCCTCGACGCGCCCCACGACGCCACCACCACGCCCGCCGTGGGCTGCACCAGCTGCCACGTCGCCCACGACGCGCCGGGCGGCTCGCTCACCGGCGTGGCCGGCAACGCGAACCTCTGCTTCAGCTGCCACAACAGCGGGATCGGCGCGCGGCTGGGGTTCCCGTGGGTCCCCGGCGACCAGGCGGTCCCGGGCGGCGGCGGCCTGTCGCACCGCTGGGACGCCACCGCGGTCAACCCGACCTACGGCGCCCGGATGCCGGCCAACGCCGAGATGGCGAAGCGGATCACCGCCAACGGCGGCGCCATCAACTGCTCGGTCTGCCACGATCAGCACGACAACCTGTCGAACGGCACCGGCGCGACCCTGCACAGCTCGATCGGCATCGGCGTGCCGCAGCGTGCGAACAGCACCCCCTACGCGAACCTGCAGGTGGCGAGCGTCAGCGCCAGCGCGGCGCCCAAGGGGTATCTCGTGAAGGTGACCGTGGGCGGCGTCATCGGCGCCGCCAAGTTCCAGTACTCGAACGACAACGGGATCACCTTCAACGGGACCGACCTCGTCACCAGCGCGAGCCCGGTCGCGACCGACAGCCAGCTCAGCGTCTCCTTCACCGGCACGGGCTCGCTGGTCGCGAACGCCGACC from Anaeromyxobacter paludicola harbors:
- a CDS encoding cytochrome c3 family protein gives rise to the protein MRRSWLFAAGLGGIALAVATRALDAPHDATTTPAVGCTSCHVAHDAPGGSLTGVAGNANLCFSCHNSGIGARLGFPWVPGDQAVPGGGGLSHRWDATAVNPTYGARMPANAEMAKRITANGGAINCSVCHDQHDNLSNGTGATLHSSIGIGVPQRANSTPYANLQVASVSASAAPKGYLVKVTVGGVIGAAKFQYSNDNGITFNGTDLVTSASPVATDSQLSVSFTGTGSLVANADLWRFYVSYPFLRASNAASAMCEDCHADRVQSADCVEGSASAMQPGGGTINCTAGTGKVFSHPSGPGVTMNASSVRYSSTAGLQVLDPSGAIQASTTSTASFRFFGTSSNELRCMTCHYPHNSDSNALTEDYR